Proteins found in one Triticum urartu cultivar G1812 chromosome 4, Tu2.1, whole genome shotgun sequence genomic segment:
- the LOC125550443 gene encoding glutamate decarboxylase 1-like — protein MVLSHAASAGSSDDSVHSTFASRYVRASLPRFRMPENSIPKEAAYQIINDELMLDGNPRLNLASFVTTWMEPECNKLMMDSINKNYVDMDEYPVTTELQNRCVNMIAHLFNAPLGETETAVGVGTVGSSEAIMLAGLAFKRRWQNKMKAAGKPCDKPNIVTGANVQVCWEKFARYFEVELKEVKLSEGYYVMDPEKAVEMVDENTICVAAILGSTLNGEFEDVKMLNDLLVKKNEETGWDTPIHVDAASGGFIAPFLYPELEWDFRLPLVKSINVSGHKYGLVYAGIGWCIWRSKEDLPDELIFHINYLGADQPTFTLNFSKGSSQVIAQYYQLIRLGFEGYRNIMDNCQENAMVLKEGLERTGRFNIVSKDQGVPLVAFSLKDSSRHDEFEISEFLRRFGWIVPAYTMPPDAQHVTVLRVVIREDFSRTFAERLVIDIEKVLHELDALPSRSSGPALQHPNGDTVSEKDLARQREVVSVWKRAVAARKKTQGVC, from the exons ATGGTGCTCTCCCACGCCGCGTCGGCAGGGTCGTCCGATGACTCGGTGCACTCCACCTTCGCCTCCCGCTACGTCCGCGCCTCCCTGCCCAG GTTCCGGATGCCGGAGAACTCGATCCCGAAGGAGGCGGCGTACCAGATCATCAACGACGAGCTGATGCTGGACGGGAACCCGCGGCTGAACCTGGCGTCCTTCGTCACCACGTGGATGGAGCCCGAGTGCAACAAGCTCATGATGGACTCCATCAACAAGAACTACGTCGACATGGACGAGTACCCCGTCACCACCGAGCTCCAG AACCGATGTGTGAACATGATCGCGCATCTGTTCAATGCTCCTCTTGGGGAGACGGAGACAGCCGTGGGGGTGGGCACCGTCGGCTCTTCGGAGGCCATCATGCTCGCCGGGCTGGCCTTCAAGAGGAGGTGGCAGAACAAGATGAAGGCCGCCGGCAAGCCCTGCGACAAGCCCAACATCGTCACCGGCGCAAACGTCCAA GTTTGCTGGGAGAAGTTCGCACGCTACTTCGAGGTGGAGCTCAAGGAAGTGAAGCTGAGCGAGGGGTACTACGTGATGGACCCCGAGAAGGCCGTTGAGATGGTCGACGAGAACACCATCTGCGTCGCCGCCATCCTCGGCTCCACCCTCAACGGGGAGTTCGAGGACGTCAAGATGCTCAACGACCTCCTCGTCAAGAAGAACGAGGAGACAGG CTGGGACACGCCGATCCACGTGGACGCGGCGAGCGGCGGCTTCATCGCGCCGTTCCTGTACCCTGAGCTGGAGTGGGACTTCCGGCTGCCCCTGGTGAAGAGCATCAACGTGAGCGGGCACAAGTACGGCCTCGTGTACGCCGGGATCGGGTGGTGCATCTGGAGGAGCAAGGAGGACCTGCCGGACGAGCTCATCTTCCACATCAACTACCTCGGCGCCGACCAGCCCACCTTCACCCTCAACTTCTCCAAGGGTTCCAGCCAGGTTATcgcacagtactaccagctgaTCCGCCTTGGTTTTGAG GGGTACAGGAACATCATGGACAACTGCCAGGAGAACGCGATGGTGCTCAAGGAGGGGCTGGAGCGCACGGGGCGGTTCAACATCGTGTCCAAGGACCAGGGCGTCCCGCTAGTGGCCTTCTCCCTCAAGGACAGCAGCCGACACGACGAGTTCGAGATCTCCGAGTTCCTGCGCCGCTTCGGCTGGATCGTGCCCGCCTACACCATGCCCCCCGACGCGCAGCACGTCACCGTGCTCCGCGTCGTCATCCGCGAGGACTTCAGCCGCACCTTCGCCGAGCGCCTCGTCATCGACATCGAGAAGGTGCTCCACGAGCTCGACGCGCTCCCGTCACGCAGCAGCGGACCCGCCCTGCAGCACCCCAACGGCGACACTGTGAGCGAGAAGGACCTGGCCAGGCAGCGCGAGGTGGTGTCCGTCTGGAAGAGGGCCGTCGCCGCCAGGAAGAAGACCCAGGGCGTCTGCTGA